A region of Burkholderiales bacterium JOSHI_001 DNA encodes the following proteins:
- a CDS encoding acid phosphatase (PFAM: Phosphoesterase family~TIGRFAM: acid phosphatase, Burkholderia-type), translated as MKKTCSLTVLAVVLAACATTPPHGNDAAVQAIDTVVVIYAENRAFDTLYGLFPGANGIPGVNTSAVGGVAPQKDFDGSVLPKLPPTWGGVTAAGQGVSVTQAQTLGMPNRPFRIDDPAGLNGSGTVLPLTVTTRDLVHRFYNNMMQIGDGSNDRFAAYSDAGGLAMGYYDGSSMRLWKLAQQYVLADNFFMGAFGGSYLNHHYLVCACVPAYPNVDASPAKDLVSLVDTDAQGRFLRLTPAADMPASALSGPPRYKRDGPLAPKEADGSAYTINTMQPPYQPSGNAPPANGDPRYADTAKPTTLPPLTLATIGDRLDAKGVSWAWYAGAWQAASENTPAARGIIYGGKPQFQAHHQPFNYHARFDPQRHADDRAKHLLDFDSRFFADADAGKLPHVAFYKPQGNLNQHAGYANLSDGDAHIADVIERLRKSPQWGRMLIVVTYDENGGFWDHVRVPKGDRWGPGTRIPTLIVSPLAKKGHVDKTAYDTASILRFITRRWNLEPLPGVLLRDRSLQANGFAPMGDLSAALEPR; from the coding sequence ATGAAGAAGACCTGTTCGCTCACCGTCCTGGCCGTGGTGCTGGCCGCCTGCGCCACCACCCCCCCGCATGGCAACGACGCCGCCGTGCAGGCGATCGACACGGTGGTCGTGATCTACGCCGAGAACCGCGCCTTCGACACCCTGTATGGCCTGTTTCCCGGGGCCAATGGCATCCCCGGCGTGAACACGAGCGCTGTCGGTGGCGTGGCGCCGCAAAAGGATTTCGACGGCAGCGTGCTGCCGAAACTGCCGCCCACCTGGGGCGGTGTCACGGCCGCCGGGCAGGGTGTCAGCGTGACCCAGGCGCAGACCCTGGGCATGCCCAACCGGCCCTTCCGCATCGACGACCCGGCCGGGCTGAACGGCAGCGGCACCGTGCTGCCCCTGACGGTGACCACGCGCGACCTGGTGCACCGCTTCTACAACAACATGATGCAGATCGGCGACGGCAGCAACGACCGCTTCGCCGCCTATTCCGACGCCGGCGGCCTGGCCATGGGCTACTACGACGGCAGCAGCATGCGGCTGTGGAAGCTGGCGCAGCAGTACGTGCTGGCAGACAACTTCTTCATGGGTGCCTTTGGCGGCTCGTACCTGAACCACCACTACCTGGTCTGCGCCTGCGTACCGGCCTACCCGAACGTGGACGCGTCGCCGGCCAAGGACCTGGTCAGCCTGGTCGACACCGACGCGCAGGGCCGGTTCCTGCGCCTGACGCCGGCCGCCGACATGCCCGCCTCGGCGCTCTCAGGCCCGCCGCGCTACAAGCGCGACGGCCCCCTGGCGCCCAAGGAGGCCGATGGCAGCGCCTACACCATCAACACCATGCAGCCGCCCTACCAGCCCAGCGGCAACGCGCCACCGGCCAACGGCGACCCGCGCTATGCGGACACCGCCAAGCCCACGACGCTGCCGCCGCTGACGCTGGCGACCATCGGCGACCGCCTCGATGCGAAAGGCGTTTCCTGGGCCTGGTACGCCGGCGCCTGGCAGGCCGCCAGCGAGAACACGCCGGCGGCGCGCGGCATCATCTACGGCGGCAAGCCGCAGTTCCAGGCCCACCACCAGCCCTTCAACTACCATGCACGCTTCGACCCGCAGCGCCATGCCGACGACCGCGCGAAGCACCTGCTGGACTTCGACAGCCGCTTCTTTGCCGACGCCGACGCCGGCAAGCTGCCGCACGTGGCCTTTTACAAGCCGCAGGGCAACCTGAACCAGCACGCGGGCTATGCCAACCTGTCCGACGGCGACGCGCACATCGCCGATGTGATCGAGCGGCTGCGCAAGAGCCCGCAGTGGGGCCGCATGCTGATCGTCGTCACCTACGACGAGAACGGCGGCTTCTGGGACCATGTGCGCGTGCCCAAGGGCGACCGCTGGGGGCCGGGCACGCGCATCCCGACCCTCATCGTGTCGCCGCTGGCGAAGAAGGGCCATGTCGACAAGACGGCCTACGACACCGCGTCCATCCTGCGCTTCATCACGCGGCGCTGGAACCTGGAGCCCCTGCCCGGCGTGCTGCTGCGTGACCGCTCGCTGCAGGCGAACGGCTTTGCGCCCATGGGCGACCTGAGCGCAGCACTGGAGCCGCGCTGA
- a CDS encoding uroporphyrinogen-III synthase (PFAM: Uroporphyrinogen-III synthase HemD) has protein sequence MRVLVTRPQPQADEWVQRLRAAGVDAVALPLMQIQPVADDAPLRAAWTTLPRHQLVMFVSANAVQAFFAARPLDALWPPACWAGSTGPGTSAALRACGVAQGCIREPAPDSPRLDTEALWQQRLQDQNWRGQRVLVVRGEGGRDWLADTLREHGAQVDFLTAYRRAAPTLDAPHWQWLAQAQAHPFGWCWLFSSSEAVANLTQLVPQANWSQARALATHPRIADNARKHGFVQAQVVAPGFDAQVQALKHLDTGAPPG, from the coding sequence ATGCGCGTCCTGGTCACGCGCCCCCAGCCGCAGGCCGACGAATGGGTGCAGCGCCTGCGCGCCGCGGGCGTGGACGCCGTGGCCCTGCCGCTGATGCAGATCCAGCCGGTGGCCGACGACGCGCCGCTGCGTGCCGCCTGGACCACGCTGCCCCGGCACCAATTGGTGATGTTCGTCAGCGCCAATGCGGTGCAGGCCTTCTTTGCCGCGCGCCCCTTGGATGCGCTGTGGCCGCCGGCCTGTTGGGCCGGCTCCACCGGGCCGGGCACCAGCGCCGCGCTGCGCGCCTGCGGCGTGGCGCAGGGCTGCATCCGCGAACCCGCCCCCGACAGCCCGCGCCTGGACACCGAAGCGCTCTGGCAGCAGCGGTTGCAGGACCAAAACTGGCGCGGCCAGCGAGTGCTGGTGGTGCGTGGTGAAGGTGGCCGTGACTGGCTGGCCGACACCCTGCGCGAACACGGGGCGCAGGTGGACTTCTTGACCGCCTACCGCCGAGCCGCGCCGACCCTGGACGCCCCGCATTGGCAATGGCTGGCCCAGGCCCAGGCGCATCCGTTCGGCTGGTGCTGGTTGTTCAGCAGTTCGGAAGCGGTGGCCAACCTGACGCAACTGGTGCCCCAAGCCAACTGGTCGCAGGCCCGGGCGCTGGCCACGCACCCGCGCATTGCGGACAACGCGCGCAAACACGGTTTTGTGCAAGCCCAGGTGGTGGCACCTGGCTTCGACGCCCAGGTGCAGGCCCTGAAACACCTGGACACTGGCGCGCCGCCCGGCTGA
- a CDS encoding putative enzyme of heme biosynthesis (PFAM: HemY protein N-terminus) gives MRGVIWLVLLFVAAVVAALTLGDNDGLVSFFWGTRRVDMSLNLFLLLALAAVLALVAGLQALNALLSLPRRAREWRELKRERAAQSALREALSEYFGARYSRAHRAALRALSIQDAAGVLREDPEFSVQAHLLAAGSLHRLQDRPRRDEQLQLALDRVRGNARAVGDGARLLGAEWALEDRNVERAEGLLRELPPGTARRTQALRLRLQLARLARQPLEALHTARLLAKHQAFSRTAAQGLLRSLAADVLDGAHDADQLRRAWGQMDSADRRDPVVVAHGARRAVALGVPEDARQWLRPFWDALGDVGSDERTELALALALACQDIGPEWLPRLEAAQSAWVSEPAVQAAVGHAFAARGLWGKARRPLENAAKHPELDSAARRHAWRALAALAREQGDDQRALDCERAGAALD, from the coding sequence ATGCGTGGCGTGATCTGGCTGGTGCTGCTGTTCGTGGCCGCGGTGGTGGCCGCGCTCACGCTGGGCGACAACGACGGCCTGGTGTCCTTTTTCTGGGGCACGCGGCGGGTGGACATGTCGCTGAACCTGTTCCTGCTGCTGGCGCTGGCGGCGGTGCTGGCGCTGGTGGCCGGGCTGCAGGCCCTGAACGCGCTGCTGTCGCTGCCGCGGCGCGCGCGCGAGTGGCGCGAACTCAAGCGCGAACGCGCCGCGCAGTCCGCGCTGCGCGAAGCGCTGTCCGAATACTTCGGCGCCCGCTACAGCCGGGCCCACCGGGCGGCACTGCGCGCCTTGTCCATCCAGGACGCGGCCGGCGTGCTGCGCGAAGACCCTGAATTCAGCGTGCAGGCCCACCTGCTGGCCGCTGGCAGCCTGCACCGCCTGCAGGACCGCCCGCGCCGCGACGAACAACTGCAGCTGGCACTGGATCGGGTGCGGGGCAATGCGCGCGCGGTGGGTGACGGCGCGCGCCTGCTGGGGGCCGAATGGGCGCTGGAAGACCGCAATGTGGAGCGTGCCGAGGGCCTGCTGCGCGAGCTGCCTCCCGGCACCGCGCGCCGCACCCAGGCGCTGCGCCTTCGGCTGCAACTGGCGCGCCTGGCCCGCCAGCCGTTGGAAGCGCTGCACACCGCCCGCCTGCTGGCCAAGCACCAGGCCTTCTCCCGCACTGCCGCGCAGGGCCTGCTGCGGTCCTTGGCGGCCGATGTGCTGGACGGCGCACACGACGCCGACCAACTGCGTCGCGCCTGGGGCCAGATGGACAGCGCCGATCGCCGCGACCCGGTGGTGGTGGCCCATGGCGCCCGCCGTGCCGTGGCGCTGGGCGTGCCCGAGGATGCGCGCCAGTGGCTGCGCCCCTTCTGGGATGCGCTGGGGGACGTGGGCAGCGACGAACGCACCGAACTGGCCCTGGCCCTGGCGCTGGCCTGCCAGGACATCGGCCCCGAATGGCTGCCGCGCCTGGAGGCGGCCCAGTCGGCCTGGGTGTCCGAGCCCGCGGTGCAGGCCGCCGTGGGCCACGCCTTCGCGGCCCGCGGCCTGTGGGGCAAGGCGCGGCGCCCGCTGGAAAACGCCGCCAAGCACCCAGAGCTGGACAGTGCGGCCCGCCGCCACGCCTGGCGCGCCCTGGCGGCGCTGGCGCGCGAACAGGGCGACGATCAACGCGCCCTGGACTGCGAACGCGCCGGGGCCGCTCTGGACTGA
- a CDS encoding putative enzyme of heme biosynthesis (PFAM: HemX), with amino-acid sequence MLAALAAVVLCVAALVLAWTTHQRMRALEQELVRRTQDTQNQGAESRALAKQAQENARDATAKVALLEARVAESSLQRSQLEDLIQAMSRSRDENMLADVDAALRVAVQQSALTGSTDPLMTTLRQAEERLARANQPRLERVRRAVAHDIDKVKAVGAVDIASLTLRLDEVVRLVDALPLLSEPSRGAARADTVVVPTVPAPAAASAVSAASAASSANPAAPPGLLPNWSQAWQAFGQHLWREVRGLVRVTRIDQPEAMLVSPEQAWYLRENLKLRLLNARLALMSRQFDSAQNDLRDALAALDRYFDRGAKRVLSARELVQQVAAQARLVNLPRPEETLSAITAVQAGR; translated from the coding sequence ATGCTGGCGGCCCTGGCCGCCGTGGTGCTGTGCGTGGCCGCCCTGGTGCTGGCCTGGACCACCCACCAGCGCATGCGTGCGCTGGAACAGGAACTGGTGCGCCGAACCCAGGACACGCAGAACCAGGGTGCCGAGTCACGGGCCCTGGCCAAGCAGGCGCAAGAGAATGCGCGCGACGCCACGGCCAAGGTGGCCTTGCTGGAAGCCCGGGTGGCGGAAAGCAGCCTGCAGCGCAGCCAGCTGGAAGACCTGATCCAGGCCATGTCGCGCTCGCGCGACGAGAACATGCTGGCCGACGTGGACGCCGCCTTGCGCGTGGCCGTGCAGCAAAGCGCGCTGACCGGCAGTACCGACCCCCTGATGACCACGCTGCGCCAGGCCGAGGAGCGCCTGGCGCGCGCCAACCAGCCGCGGCTGGAGCGCGTGCGCCGCGCGGTGGCACACGACATCGACAAGGTGAAGGCCGTGGGCGCCGTGGACATCGCATCCCTGACCCTGCGCCTGGACGAAGTGGTGCGGCTGGTGGACGCCTTGCCGCTGCTGTCCGAACCGTCCCGAGGCGCGGCGCGCGCGGACACGGTGGTGGTGCCCACGGTGCCGGCGCCGGCGGCGGCCAGCGCGGTTTCGGCCGCCAGCGCCGCCAGCAGCGCCAATCCGGCCGCGCCACCGGGCCTGCTGCCCAATTGGTCCCAGGCCTGGCAGGCTTTCGGCCAGCACCTGTGGCGGGAAGTTCGGGGCCTGGTGCGCGTGACCCGCATCGACCAGCCCGAGGCCATGCTGGTGTCGCCCGAGCAGGCCTGGTACCTGCGTGAAAACCTGAAGCTGCGCCTGCTGAATGCGCGCCTGGCGCTGATGTCGCGCCAGTTCGATTCAGCCCAGAACGACCTGCGCGACGCGCTGGCGGCACTGGACCGCTACTTCGACCGTGGCGCCAAGCGCGTGCTGAGCGCGCGCGAATTGGTGCAGCAGGTCGCCGCCCAGGCGCGGCTGGTGAACCTGCCGCGGCCGGAGGAAACGCTGTCGGCCATCACCGCCGTGCAGGCGGGGCGCTAG
- a CDS encoding porphobilinogen deaminase (PFAM: Porphobilinogen deaminase, C-terminal domain; Porphobilinogen deaminase, dipyromethane cofactor binding domain~TIGRFAM: porphobilinogen deaminase~manually curated) translates to MRWAGLAIIRTTMKQTVTIATRESRLALWQAEHVRDLLQQRFGLHVQLLGMTTKGDQILDRALSKVGGKGLFVKELETALEEGRADLAVHSLKDVPMDLPPGFALAAVMEREDPRDAFVSNRYEQLAALPQGAVVGTSSLRRVVQLLAVRPDLRIEPLRGNLDTRLRKLDEGGYDAIVLAAAGLKRLGLGARIRATFEVDQMIPAAGQGALGIEIRANDPELAQTLAPLVHTPTWLTAHAERAVSRALGGSCSMPLAAHGVWQGATLVLQAALGHAEQTTLPLLRATVQGRPADAAAATALGEQAAAALRAQGAGQYLPAA, encoded by the coding sequence GTGCGGTGGGCTGGGCTGGCGATAATCCGCACCACCATGAAGCAAACCGTCACCATCGCCACGCGCGAAAGCCGCCTGGCCCTCTGGCAGGCCGAACACGTGCGCGACCTGCTGCAGCAGCGCTTCGGCCTGCACGTGCAACTGCTGGGCATGACCACCAAGGGCGACCAGATCCTGGACCGGGCGCTGTCCAAGGTGGGCGGCAAGGGCCTGTTCGTCAAGGAACTGGAAACCGCCCTGGAAGAGGGCCGGGCCGACCTGGCCGTGCATTCGCTGAAGGACGTGCCCATGGACCTGCCGCCCGGCTTCGCCCTGGCCGCGGTGATGGAGCGTGAAGACCCGCGCGACGCCTTTGTGTCCAACCGCTACGAGCAGCTGGCGGCCCTGCCCCAGGGCGCGGTGGTGGGCACCTCCAGCCTGCGCCGCGTGGTGCAGTTGCTGGCGGTGCGGCCGGACCTGCGCATCGAGCCGCTGCGCGGCAACCTGGACACGCGCCTGCGCAAGCTGGACGAAGGCGGCTACGACGCCATCGTGCTGGCCGCCGCCGGGCTGAAGCGCCTGGGCCTGGGCGCGCGCATCCGCGCCACCTTCGAGGTGGACCAAATGATCCCGGCCGCGGGGCAGGGCGCCCTGGGCATCGAGATCCGCGCCAACGACCCCGAACTGGCGCAGACCCTGGCGCCCCTGGTGCACACGCCCACCTGGCTGACGGCGCATGCCGAGCGGGCGGTGTCGCGCGCGCTGGGCGGCAGTTGCAGCATGCCGCTGGCCGCACACGGCGTGTGGCAGGGCGCCACGCTGGTGCTGCAGGCCGCGCTGGGCCATGCCGAGCAGACCACGCTGCCGCTGCTGCGCGCCACCGTGCAGGGCCGCCCGGCCGACGCCGCCGCGGCCACCGCGCTGGGCGAGCAGGCTGCCGCCGCGCTGCGCGCCCAGGGTGCCGGGCAGTACCTGCCCGCGGCCTGA
- a CDS encoding putative periplasmic or secreted lipoprotein (PFAM: Putative phospholipid-binding domain) gives MKTDAQLQHDVMEELKWEPAVHAAQIGVEAKDGVVTLAGEVSSFAEKWNAEQAAQRVHGVMALAVELTVKLSGLGQRTDSDIARSAENILAWTSSLPADAVKVLVQNGWITLSGDVEWQYQRQAAANSVRHLSGVTGVSNQIGIQPSASASVVKSDIEAALKRRAAADANTIAVEVTGADVTLTGTVHSWAERDLATRSAWGSAGVRRVVDKMDLVY, from the coding sequence ATGAAGACCGACGCACAACTGCAGCACGACGTGATGGAAGAACTGAAATGGGAGCCCGCTGTGCACGCGGCCCAGATCGGCGTGGAGGCGAAGGACGGCGTGGTGACGCTGGCCGGCGAGGTAAGCAGCTTCGCCGAAAAGTGGAACGCCGAGCAGGCCGCACAGCGCGTGCACGGCGTGATGGCGCTGGCGGTGGAGTTGACGGTCAAGCTGTCGGGCCTGGGTCAGCGCACGGACAGCGACATCGCCCGCTCGGCCGAGAACATCCTGGCCTGGACCAGTTCACTGCCGGCCGACGCCGTGAAGGTGCTGGTTCAGAACGGCTGGATCACCCTGTCCGGCGACGTGGAATGGCAGTACCAGCGCCAGGCCGCCGCCAACAGCGTGCGCCACCTCTCGGGCGTGACCGGGGTCAGCAACCAGATCGGCATCCAGCCCTCGGCCTCGGCCAGCGTGGTGAAGTCGGACATCGAAGCGGCGCTCAAGCGCCGCGCCGCGGCCGACGCGAACACCATCGCGGTGGAAGTGACGGGCGCCGACGTCACGCTGACGGGCACCGTGCACAGCTGGGCCGAGCGCGACCTGGCCACGCGCTCCGCCTGGGGCAGCGCCGGCGTTCGCCGCGTGGTGGACAAGATGGACCTGGTCTACTGA
- a CDS encoding magnesium-translocating P-type ATPase (PFAM: E1-E2 ATPase; haloacid dehalogenase-like hydrolase; Cation transporter/ATPase, N-terminus~TIGRFAM: ATPase, P-type (transporting), HAD superfamily, subfamily IC; magnesium-translocating P-type ATPase), with protein sequence MRKVFTQGFSTFLRRRRAKRHFERRPLLDTLAASPARVAAQKAAGAVAWGPDLLSAARQDAGTLLARLRSRADGLDSAEAASRLQRDGPNEVQHEAPLPGWLRLWRCYLNPFNLLLTALAALSYLSADARATVVIGFMVALSTGIRFVQEGRSHRAAEGLRSLVSNTASVIRRPVGAAEIPVRDLVVGDVVALSAGDMVPADCRLLSARDLFVAQAAMTGESLPVEKFVQAGDPSASAGALEQRNLVFMGTNVVSGTATALVLATGARSWFGTLAAHAGATESAPNAFQAGVNSVSWLLIRFAAVMVPVVFVVNGFTKGDWLQAFLFALSVAVGLTPEMLPMIVTSTLAKGAVLLSRKRVVVKRLDAIQNFGAMDILCTDKTGTLTQDKVALARHADAWGQDTDEVLNFAFLNSHYQTGLKNLLDHAVLAHVQLATELKLKDAYRKVDEVPFDFQRRRMSVVVATLVAGQDKQHELICKGAVEEVLAACTQVRAPDPGVATDASLDGERPLPTQPLDAALMARTRAVTAALSAEGLRVVAVAVKTLPPDQATYSVADEAGLTLIGYIAFLDPPKESAAPALQQLAAHGITVKVLTGDNELVTAQVCRQVGLTAGRVMLGSEVEALDDQALKAAAETHNVFARLTPLHKERVVRALRAGGHVVGFMGDGINDAPALHAADIGISVDSAVDIAKEAADIILLEKSLLVLDEGVVEGRRTFCNMLKYIRMTASSNFGNVLSVLVASAFLPFLPMLPLQLLVQNLLYDIGQTGIPFDNVDAELVAQPLKWNPTDIGRFMLFFGPISSLFDIATFGLMWWVFGANSVARQGLFQSGWFVVGLLTQTLVVHMLRTPRLPVVQSRAAWPLTAMTLAIMALGLWLPLGPLAGYFQLQALPPAFYGWLGAILGGYATLTTAMKHFYIRRHGWQ encoded by the coding sequence ATGCGCAAGGTTTTCACCCAGGGCTTCAGCACCTTCCTGCGCCGGCGCCGCGCCAAGCGGCATTTCGAACGCCGGCCGCTGCTGGACACCCTGGCGGCGTCACCCGCGCGGGTGGCGGCACAGAAGGCGGCGGGCGCCGTGGCCTGGGGTCCCGACCTGCTGTCGGCAGCGCGGCAGGACGCCGGCACGCTGCTGGCGCGTCTGCGGTCGCGCGCGGATGGGCTGGACAGCGCCGAGGCCGCCAGCCGCCTGCAGCGCGACGGCCCGAACGAGGTGCAGCACGAAGCGCCGCTGCCGGGCTGGCTGCGCCTGTGGCGCTGCTACCTGAACCCCTTCAACCTGCTGCTCACGGCGCTGGCCGCGCTGTCCTACCTGAGTGCGGACGCCCGTGCCACGGTGGTCATCGGCTTCATGGTGGCCTTGAGCACCGGCATCCGCTTCGTGCAGGAGGGTCGGTCGCACCGTGCGGCCGAAGGGCTGCGTTCATTGGTCAGCAACACCGCCAGCGTCATCCGTCGCCCGGTGGGCGCGGCGGAGATTCCGGTGCGCGACCTGGTGGTGGGGGACGTGGTGGCGCTGTCGGCCGGCGACATGGTCCCGGCGGACTGCCGCCTGCTGTCCGCGCGCGATCTGTTCGTGGCCCAGGCGGCGATGACCGGCGAGTCGCTGCCGGTGGAGAAGTTCGTGCAGGCCGGCGACCCCAGCGCCAGCGCGGGCGCGCTGGAGCAGCGCAACCTGGTGTTCATGGGCACCAACGTCGTGTCCGGCACCGCCACCGCGCTGGTGCTGGCCACCGGCGCGCGCAGCTGGTTCGGCACCCTGGCCGCGCACGCCGGCGCCACCGAGAGCGCGCCCAATGCCTTCCAGGCCGGGGTGAACAGCGTCAGCTGGCTGCTCATCCGCTTCGCGGCGGTGATGGTGCCCGTCGTCTTTGTGGTCAACGGTTTCACCAAGGGCGACTGGCTGCAGGCCTTCCTGTTTGCGCTGTCGGTGGCCGTGGGGCTGACGCCCGAGATGCTGCCCATGATCGTGACCAGCACCCTGGCCAAGGGCGCGGTGCTGCTGTCGCGCAAACGGGTGGTGGTGAAGCGGCTGGACGCGATCCAGAACTTCGGCGCCATGGACATCCTGTGCACCGACAAGACCGGCACCCTCACGCAGGACAAGGTGGCCCTGGCCCGCCACGCCGACGCCTGGGGCCAGGACACCGACGAGGTGCTGAACTTCGCCTTCCTGAACAGCCACTACCAGACCGGCCTGAAGAACCTGCTGGACCACGCCGTGCTGGCCCATGTGCAACTGGCCACCGAGCTGAAGCTGAAGGACGCCTACCGCAAGGTGGACGAGGTGCCCTTCGACTTCCAGCGCCGACGCATGTCGGTGGTGGTGGCCACCTTGGTGGCGGGCCAGGACAAGCAGCATGAGCTGATCTGCAAGGGCGCGGTGGAAGAGGTGCTGGCCGCCTGCACCCAGGTGCGCGCGCCCGACCCGGGCGTGGCCACCGACGCCAGCCTCGACGGCGAGCGCCCCCTGCCCACGCAGCCGCTGGACGCCGCGCTGATGGCCCGCACCCGCGCGGTGACGGCTGCGCTCAGCGCCGAGGGCCTGCGCGTGGTGGCGGTGGCGGTGAAGACCCTGCCGCCGGACCAGGCCACCTACTCGGTGGCCGACGAGGCCGGCCTCACCCTCATCGGCTACATCGCCTTCCTGGACCCGCCCAAGGAGTCGGCCGCGCCGGCGCTGCAGCAGCTGGCCGCCCACGGCATCACGGTGAAGGTGCTCACCGGCGACAACGAGCTGGTCACCGCCCAGGTGTGCCGCCAGGTCGGCCTGACGGCCGGGCGCGTGATGCTGGGCAGCGAGGTCGAAGCGCTGGACGACCAGGCCCTGAAGGCGGCGGCCGAGACCCACAATGTGTTCGCCCGCCTGACACCCCTGCACAAGGAACGTGTGGTGCGGGCGCTGCGCGCCGGGGGCCATGTGGTGGGCTTCATGGGCGACGGCATCAACGACGCCCCGGCGCTGCATGCGGCCGACATCGGCATCTCGGTGGACAGCGCGGTGGACATCGCCAAGGAGGCCGCCGACATCATCCTGCTGGAGAAAAGCCTGCTGGTGCTGGACGAAGGCGTGGTGGAAGGCCGCCGCACCTTCTGCAACATGCTGAAGTACATCCGCATGACGGCCAGTTCCAACTTCGGCAATGTGCTGTCGGTGCTGGTGGCCAGCGCCTTCCTGCCCTTCCTGCCCATGCTGCCGCTGCAATTGCTGGTGCAGAACCTGCTGTACGACATCGGCCAAACCGGCATCCCCTTCGACAACGTGGACGCGGAACTGGTGGCCCAGCCGCTGAAGTGGAACCCCACCGACATCGGCCGCTTCATGCTGTTCTTCGGCCCCATCAGTTCGCTCTTCGACATCGCCACCTTCGGCCTGATGTGGTGGGTGTTCGGCGCCAACAGCGTGGCCCGCCAAGGCCTGTTCCAGTCGGGCTGGTTCGTCGTGGGCCTGCTGACCCAGACCCTGGTGGTGCACATGCTGCGCACGCCGCGGCTGCCGGTCGTGCAAAGCCGGGCGGCCTGGCCGTTGACGGCCATGACCCTGGCCATCATGGCGCTGGGCCTGTGGCTGCCGCTGGGGCCGCTGGCCGGCTACTTCCAGCTGCAGGCGCTGCCGCCGGCTTTCTACGGCTGGCTGGGGGCCATCCTGGGGGGCTACGCCACGCTCACCACCGCGATGAAGCACTTCTACATCCGACGCCATGGCTGGCAATGA